One region of Roseicitreum antarcticum genomic DNA includes:
- the purL gene encoding phosphoribosylformylglycinamidine synthase subunit PurL: MQDPPITQELIAAHGLKPDEYARILEIIGREPTFTELGIFSAMWNEHCSYKSSKKWLRTLPTTGPQVICGPGENAGVVDIGDGPDGVKLAVVFKMESHNHPSYIEPYQGAATGVGGILRDVFTMGARPIAAMNSLSFGVTDHPKTAHLVRGVVEGVGGYGNAFGVPTVGGEVRFHAAYNGNCLVNAFAAGLVDADKIFYSAASGVGLPVVYLGAKTGRDGVGGATMASAEFDDTIEEKRPTVQVGDPFTEKRLMEACLELMATGAVVSIQDMGAAGLTCSAVEMGDKGGLGIRLQLDDVPQREPNMTAYEMMLSESQERMLMVLRPEKEAEARAVFRKWDLDFAIVGETIAEDRFLIMHGTEVKADLPLATLSGSAPEYDRPWVETPPAAPLGNVPGIDPIDGLRALISSPNYANKAWVWEQYDAQVMGDTIRVPGMGAGVVRVHGTDKALAFTSDVTPRYVKANPVEGGKQAVAEAYRNLCAVGARPLATTDNLNFGNPEKPEIMGQFVGALQGIGAACIALDMPIVSGNVSLYNETDGKGILPTPTIGAVGLLDSVADMIAGQPVSGDVALLIGSTAGHLGQSALLAEVFHQEEGDAPPVDLAAERRNGEFLRANRQLIRAATDLSDGGLALAAFEMAEAAGLGVTLNAGDTPTLFGEDQARYLVACSFDAAEALMVAAGQAGVALSSVGSFGGSAVSFGGSSAPLTDLSGIYRSSFQAAVA; encoded by the coding sequence ATGCAAGACCCCCCCATCACCCAAGAACTGATCGCCGCGCATGGGCTGAAGCCCGATGAATATGCGCGTATTCTGGAGATCATCGGGCGGGAGCCGACGTTTACCGAACTGGGTATCTTTTCGGCCATGTGGAATGAGCATTGCTCTTACAAATCGTCGAAGAAATGGCTGCGCACCCTGCCGACCACCGGCCCGCAGGTGATCTGCGGCCCCGGTGAAAATGCGGGCGTGGTGGATATCGGCGATGGCCCCGATGGTGTGAAACTGGCCGTTGTCTTCAAGATGGAAAGCCATAACCACCCCAGCTATATCGAGCCGTATCAGGGCGCGGCCACCGGCGTTGGCGGCATCTTGCGCGATGTGTTCACCATGGGCGCGCGGCCCATCGCGGCGATGAACAGCCTGTCCTTCGGCGTAACCGATCATCCCAAGACCGCGCATCTGGTGCGCGGCGTGGTGGAAGGTGTCGGCGGTTATGGCAATGCCTTCGGCGTGCCCACCGTGGGCGGAGAAGTGCGGTTTCATGCCGCCTACAACGGCAATTGTCTGGTCAATGCCTTTGCTGCGGGGCTGGTCGATGCCGACAAGATTTTCTACTCGGCGGCCAGCGGCGTGGGTTTGCCAGTGGTGTATCTGGGCGCGAAGACAGGGCGCGACGGGGTAGGTGGTGCCACGATGGCCAGTGCGGAATTCGATGACACGATCGAAGAGAAGCGCCCGACCGTGCAGGTCGGTGACCCCTTCACCGAAAAGCGGCTAATGGAGGCCTGTCTGGAACTGATGGCCACGGGGGCGGTGGTGTCGATTCAGGATATGGGCGCGGCGGGCCTGACCTGCTCGGCGGTGGAAATGGGCGATAAGGGCGGCCTTGGCATCCGGCTGCAACTGGATGACGTGCCGCAGCGCGAACCGAACATGACGGCGTATGAGATGATGCTGTCGGAAAGCCAGGAACGCATGCTGATGGTGCTGCGGCCAGAGAAAGAGGCTGAGGCGCGCGCCGTGTTCCGGAAATGGGATCTGGATTTCGCCATTGTTGGCGAGACGATTGCCGAAGATCGCTTTCTCATCATGCATGGCACCGAGGTGAAGGCCGATCTGCCGCTGGCGACGCTGTCGGGTTCCGCCCCGGAATATGACCGGCCCTGGGTCGAAACCCCGCCCGCCGCGCCCTTGGGCAATGTGCCGGGGATTGACCCGATCGACGGGCTGCGCGCGCTGATTTCCAGCCCGAATTATGCCAACAAGGCTTGGGTCTGGGAGCAATATGACGCGCAGGTCATGGGTGACACGATCCGCGTGCCGGGAATGGGCGCGGGGGTGGTGCGGGTACATGGTACCGATAAGGCGCTGGCCTTCACCAGCGATGTCACCCCGCGCTACGTCAAGGCCAACCCGGTTGAGGGCGGCAAACAAGCGGTGGCCGAGGCCTATCGCAACCTGTGTGCCGTGGGCGCGCGGCCCCTGGCCACCACGGATAACCTGAATTTCGGCAATCCGGAAAAACCCGAGATCATGGGCCAGTTCGTCGGCGCACTTCAGGGGATTGGCGCGGCATGCATCGCGCTGGACATGCCGATCGTGTCCGGCAACGTCTCGCTCTACAATGAAACTGACGGCAAGGGTATCTTGCCCACACCAACCATTGGGGCGGTCGGGCTGCTCGATTCTGTCGCTGACATGATCGCGGGCCAGCCGGTTTCGGGGGATGTGGCGCTCTTGATCGGCAGCACGGCGGGGCATCTGGGACAATCGGCGCTGTTGGCCGAGGTGTTTCACCAGGAGGAAGGCGACGCGCCCCCCGTCGATCTGGCGGCAGAGCGGCGCAACGGCGAGTTCCTGCGCGCCAACCGCCAGCTGATCCGCGCGGCAACCGACCTGTCTGATGGCGGGTTGGCGCTGGCCGCGTTCGAGATGGCCGAGGCCGCCGGGCTGGGCGTCACGTTGAATGCGGGCGACACGCCGACGCTGTTTGGCGAGGATCAGGCGCGCTACCTTGTGGCCTGTTCGTTCGACGCGGCCGAGGCGCTGATGGTCGCTGCCGGGCAGGCCGGGGTGGCGCTGTCCAGCGTGGGCAGTTTCGGCGGCAGCGCTGTCAGCTTTGGTGGCAGTTCTGCGCCGCTGACGGATTTATCCGGCATTTACCGCAGCAGCTTTCAAGCTGCCGTGGCCTGA
- the lpdA gene encoding dihydrolipoyl dehydrogenase, whose translation MTARAFDVVVIGAGPGGYVAAIRASQLGLKVAIVERENLGGICLNWGCIPTKALLRSAEVFHLMHRAKDFGLSADKIGFDLAAVVKRSRGVAGQLSGGIGHLMKKNKITVVMGEATLPAKGKVSVKTDKGTEELTAKNIVLATGARARQLPGLEADGELVWAYRDAMVAKRMPKKLLVIGSGAIGIEFASFFNTLGADTTVVEVMERILPVEDEEISKFAQKQFEKQGMKIKAKAMVKQLDRKPDGKGGGTVTAHIEVNGKVEKEEFDTVISAVGIVANTEGLGLEALGVKIDRSFVVTDEYCRSGVEGLFVIGDATNGPWLAHKASHEGVMVAELIAGGHPHAVDPDAIAGCTYCHPQIASVGLTEAQAKAAGHEIKVGRFPFIGNGKAIALGEPEGLVKTIFDAKTGALLGAHMVGAEVTELIQGYVIGRTLETTEEDLMNTVFPHPTLSEMMHESVLDAYGRALHF comes from the coding sequence ATGACTGCCAGAGCTTTTGACGTTGTCGTAATCGGCGCCGGTCCGGGGGGCTATGTGGCCGCGATCCGCGCCAGCCAGCTGGGGCTGAAAGTCGCGATTGTAGAGCGCGAGAACCTGGGCGGTATCTGCCTGAATTGGGGCTGTATTCCGACCAAGGCGCTGCTGCGCTCGGCCGAGGTGTTCCACCTGATGCACCGCGCCAAAGACTTCGGGCTGAGCGCCGACAAGATCGGCTTCGACCTTGCCGCAGTTGTCAAACGCTCACGCGGGGTTGCGGGGCAATTGTCGGGCGGCATCGGCCATTTGATGAAGAAGAACAAGATCACCGTGGTGATGGGGGAGGCGACGCTGCCCGCCAAGGGCAAGGTGTCGGTCAAGACCGACAAGGGCACCGAGGAGCTGACCGCAAAGAACATCGTCCTGGCCACTGGCGCCCGCGCGCGGCAATTGCCGGGGCTGGAGGCTGATGGCGAATTGGTCTGGGCCTACCGCGACGCGATGGTCGCCAAACGCATGCCCAAAAAGTTGCTGGTCATCGGCTCGGGCGCGATCGGGATCGAATTTGCCAGCTTCTTCAACACGCTGGGCGCGGATACCACCGTGGTCGAGGTGATGGAGCGCATTCTGCCGGTCGAGGATGAGGAGATCAGCAAATTCGCCCAGAAGCAGTTTGAAAAGCAGGGCATGAAGATCAAGGCGAAAGCCATGGTCAAGCAGCTGGACCGCAAGCCCGACGGCAAGGGCGGGGGCACGGTCACCGCGCATATCGAGGTGAACGGCAAGGTCGAGAAGGAAGAATTCGACACGGTGATTTCCGCTGTCGGGATCGTGGCCAATACCGAAGGCCTGGGGCTGGAGGCGTTGGGCGTCAAGATTGATCGCAGTTTCGTGGTGACGGATGAATATTGCCGCAGTGGGGTCGAGGGGCTCTTTGTCATCGGCGACGCCACCAACGGCCCGTGGCTGGCGCACAAGGCCAGCCACGAAGGCGTTATGGTCGCCGAACTGATTGCGGGCGGGCATCCGCATGCAGTCGATCCCGATGCGATTGCGGGCTGCACCTATTGCCACCCGCAGATCGCCAGCGTCGGTCTGACCGAGGCGCAGGCGAAAGCTGCGGGGCATGAGATCAAGGTCGGGCGCTTCCCCTTTATCGGCAATGGCAAGGCGATTGCGCTGGGGGAACCTGAGGGTTTGGTGAAAACCATCTTTGACGCGAAGACCGGTGCGCTGCTCGGCGCGCATATGGTTGGCGCGGAAGTGACCGAGTTGATTCAGGGCTATGTGATCGGCCGCACGCTGGAGACGACCGAGGAAGACCTGATGAACACGGTCTTCCCGCATCCGACCTTGTCCGAGATGATGCACGAATCCGTTCTGGATGCGTATGGGCGCGCGCTGCATTTCTAG
- a CDS encoding DUF924 family protein — MEQAKTVLDFWLKELTRADWYSGDAAVDEAVRSRFSATWASARAGALQNWQSMPQGILAYLVVTDQFPRNLFRNDARAFATDGKALTAAIRAIHHKLDLQVAEPERQFFYMPLMHSESLMDQDRCVRMFLTRMPETGAGNVLHARAHRAVIRRFGRFPYRNEALGRTSTAEERAFLARGGYMSVVEELQAA; from the coding sequence ATGGAACAGGCAAAGACGGTACTGGATTTCTGGCTGAAAGAGCTGACGCGAGCCGATTGGTATTCCGGCGATGCGGCGGTGGATGAGGCCGTCCGGTCCCGGTTCAGCGCCACCTGGGCGTCTGCGCGCGCCGGTGCCTTGCAGAACTGGCAGTCGATGCCGCAGGGTATTCTGGCTTATCTGGTGGTGACCGATCAGTTTCCGCGCAACCTGTTTCGCAATGATGCCCGCGCCTTTGCCACCGATGGCAAGGCGCTCACAGCGGCGATCCGCGCGATTCACCATAAACTGGATCTTCAGGTGGCAGAGCCCGAGCGGCAATTTTTCTACATGCCCCTGATGCATTCCGAAAGCCTGATGGATCAGGACCGCTGCGTGCGGATGTTCCTGACGCGGATGCCCGAAACCGGCGCGGGCAATGTGCTGCATGCGCGCGCGCACCGCGCCGTGATCCGTCGTTTTGGGCGTTTTCCTTACCGCAACGAGGCGCTGGGGCGTACCAGCACGGCGGAAGAGCGCGCCTTTCTGGCGCGGGGTGGCTATATGTCGGTGGTCGAGGAATTGCAGGCCGCCTGA
- a CDS encoding MFS transporter translates to MIRVFASSWPLFLGLLLLMIGNGVQGTLLGIRGGIEGFSTFQMSVVMSGYFVGFLFGSQIAPELIRRVGHVRVFAALGSLISAVMILYAALPDWMIWTGLRILIGFSFSGVYVTAESWLNNTSTNETRGQTLSLYMIVQVVGIISAQGLINLADPAGYLLFVIPSVLVSLAFTPILLSASPAPVFGTAKRLSFKALYDISPLGCVGMFLMGGVFAAMFGMAAVWGAQAGLSVRDISIFVAAIYIGGLLFQYPIGWLSDRMDRRRLIMFVAAFGTLGTLVAVVFNPGFVVLLGVAVVIGGVANPLYSLLLAYTNDYLQADDMAAASGGLMFINGVGAIVGPLAIGWLMSLIGPKGFFLYIAMLTGGLTLYAIWRMRRRAVVVVGEASAYTAMTQAASIVAMEPVFEAAHEQEEAGDTPGAAAAR, encoded by the coding sequence ATGATCCGGGTCTTTGCATCGTCATGGCCGCTTTTTCTGGGCCTGCTGTTGCTGATGATCGGCAACGGGGTGCAGGGCACGCTGCTGGGTATCCGCGGCGGGATCGAGGGGTTCAGCACTTTCCAGATGTCCGTCGTGATGTCGGGCTATTTCGTGGGGTTCCTCTTCGGTTCGCAGATCGCGCCCGAGCTGATCCGGCGCGTGGGCCATGTGCGGGTGTTTGCGGCCCTTGGCTCGCTGATCTCGGCGGTGATGATCCTCTATGCGGCCCTGCCTGACTGGATGATCTGGACCGGGCTGCGCATCCTGATCGGCTTCAGCTTTTCTGGCGTGTATGTGACGGCGGAAAGCTGGCTCAACAACACCTCGACGAATGAGACGCGGGGGCAGACGCTGTCGCTCTACATGATCGTACAGGTCGTGGGGATCATCTCGGCGCAGGGGCTCATCAACCTGGCCGATCCGGCAGGATACTTGTTGTTCGTCATCCCTTCCGTGCTGGTGTCGCTGGCGTTCACGCCGATCTTGCTGTCGGCCAGCCCTGCGCCGGTCTTTGGCACGGCCAAACGGCTGAGCTTCAAGGCGCTGTACGACATTTCGCCTTTGGGCTGCGTCGGCATGTTCCTGATGGGCGGGGTCTTTGCGGCGATGTTCGGCATGGCAGCCGTTTGGGGCGCGCAGGCCGGGCTGTCGGTGCGCGACATTTCGATCTTCGTTGCGGCGATTTATATCGGTGGGCTGCTGTTTCAATATCCCATCGGCTGGTTGTCAGACCGGATGGACCGGCGCCGGCTGATCATGTTCGTCGCGGCCTTCGGGACGCTTGGCACGCTGGTCGCGGTGGTGTTCAACCCTGGGTTTGTGGTGCTTCTGGGCGTTGCGGTGGTGATTGGCGGTGTGGCCAACCCGCTGTACTCACTGCTGCTGGCCTATACGAATGACTATCTTCAGGCCGATGATATGGCTGCGGCCTCGGGTGGGCTGATGTTCATCAACGGCGTCGGTGCGATTGTCGGACCGCTGGCGATTGGTTGGCTGATGTCGCTGATCGGGCCGAAGGGGTTCTTCTTGTATATCGCCATGCTGACCGGGGGGCTGACGCTGTATGCGATCTGGCGCATGCGCCGCCGCGCCGTCGTGGTGGTGGGCGAGGCATCAGCCTATACCGCCATGACGCAGGCCGCATCAATTGTCGCGATGGAGCCTGTGTTCGAGGCGGCGCATGAGCAAGAAGAGGCAGGCGACACGCCCGGCGCCGCCGCCGCAAGATAG